Proteins from a single region of Heliomicrobium gestii:
- a CDS encoding flagellar hook-length control protein FliK has translation MADLSILNGLTSPPTSAPSLGTGKGTKGGATGTGQLGKGFSGYLHDSLAYFPQPQTNQASARQLPSGSVQRSAERHRDSERPEKPALLTATRESRLSEKSAKGPSISREDERGDDRQENQEVRNQPERTNSDGDSSQASKSETQPQELETSSPAPDQSEDAEETAQKEDASDAVSPLATPLVAVSFQTSPDVEETAGSAAVAPASAEGEKKSEPLSPVLAGAVPQQPANGDVKADAKGEQTIKVLAGPLPTAMPEQTHQPQEQPATPLLPSTVVTETTSAASETKNAAPLLPVSPSQLTLLAGMRKETVETTAGQSVTATEPLSDGQPALVQRVTEGSGAATPQGSGENATGWMAGGQNPTTFTQATAKGVQAGEESPFRLNEAQGGNSRTTTSAADTVSAATKPALSREASNVMRTEVFRQIVANSELLKKADASELRIQLKPEFLGKVNLNLSVENGIVSVRIAAENPQVRQMIESNLNQLKQSLEEQGLRFDRVEVGVGQQGTDSRHSAGDSQQSSAGRWGSQKSGQSDESASINGSGAVDAVAARSYYREDTTVEFLA, from the coding sequence ATGGCAGACCTTTCGATTTTAAATGGCTTGACCTCGCCCCCTACCTCGGCGCCTTCCCTTGGGACTGGAAAGGGGACAAAAGGGGGAGCAACGGGCACAGGCCAACTGGGAAAAGGTTTTTCCGGTTACTTACACGACAGCCTCGCTTATTTTCCACAGCCGCAGACGAACCAAGCGAGTGCGCGTCAATTGCCGTCCGGCAGCGTCCAACGGAGTGCCGAACGTCACCGTGATTCTGAGCGACCAGAGAAGCCTGCCCTATTGACGGCGACCCGAGAAAGTCGGCTTTCTGAAAAAAGCGCCAAAGGGCCCTCGATCAGCCGCGAGGACGAGCGGGGCGATGATCGTCAGGAAAATCAGGAAGTAAGAAATCAACCGGAACGGACAAATAGCGATGGGGATTCGTCGCAAGCGAGCAAGTCGGAAACTCAACCACAAGAGCTTGAAACGTCATCTCCCGCTCCAGACCAGAGCGAAGATGCGGAGGAGACGGCTCAAAAGGAAGACGCCAGCGATGCGGTGTCCCCTCTGGCAACCCCCCTTGTCGCAGTGTCCTTTCAAACAAGCCCTGACGTAGAAGAGACTGCAGGTTCTGCAGCTGTTGCCCCTGCTTCTGCGGAGGGAGAGAAAAAAAGTGAGCCCCTATCCCCGGTTCTTGCCGGAGCAGTTCCCCAACAACCGGCTAACGGCGATGTGAAGGCTGACGCCAAAGGGGAACAAACGATCAAGGTCCTTGCGGGCCCGTTGCCAACGGCCATGCCAGAACAAACTCATCAACCGCAGGAACAACCGGCAACACCGCTCTTGCCGTCCACTGTTGTCACGGAGACAACGAGTGCGGCATCAGAAACGAAGAATGCAGCCCCCCTCTTGCCGGTTTCGCCGAGCCAACTGACCCTCTTGGCTGGGATGCGCAAGGAAACTGTCGAAACGACAGCCGGTCAGTCGGTTACGGCGACAGAACCCCTTTCAGATGGTCAACCGGCCCTTGTGCAAAGAGTGACGGAAGGTTCAGGCGCAGCCACCCCTCAAGGGAGTGGAGAAAACGCAACCGGTTGGATGGCCGGCGGTCAGAATCCAACGACTTTTACGCAAGCGACCGCCAAAGGCGTCCAAGCCGGCGAAGAGTCCCCCTTTCGCCTCAATGAAGCGCAGGGCGGCAACAGCCGGACGACGACATCTGCGGCAGATACGGTTTCCGCTGCGACGAAACCAGCCTTGAGCAGAGAAGCCTCCAATGTTATGCGCACCGAGGTTTTTCGCCAGATCGTGGCCAACAGCGAACTGCTCAAGAAGGCCGATGCGAGCGAACTGCGGATCCAATTGAAACCAGAGTTCCTCGGTAAAGTGAATCTCAACCTTTCCGTTGAAAACGGCATCGTCTCTGTCCGCATCGCCGCTGAAAACCCGCAGGTCAGACAGATGATCGAATCCAACCTGAATCAACTGAAACAGTCCTTGGAGGAACAGGGGTTGCGATTTGATCGGGTAGAGGTCGGTGTAGGCCAGCAGGGTACCGATTCTCGTCACAGCGCCGGCGATTCTCAGCAATCCTCCGCTGGGAGATGGGGAAGCCAGAAAAGTGGGCAGTCCGACGAATCAGCGTCCATAAACGGCAGCGGCGCTGTTGATGCTGTAGCGGCACGTAGTTACTACCGAGAGGACACAACGGTAGAGTTTTTGGCGTAA
- a CDS encoding MotE family protein encodes MADTEAAQGEKKGMSMMTLFLLMALPVVMLAGLAAAQVTGLVDLSPQLRSLPVVGSLFPQKDPASEGSQQTLEEHRIAQLQAEKEALDAKLTEMQSAATATPVAAPQDDALKQQKAELEKQLAAMKEQTEKEKQAQADLEKLAERLSVMKPANAAKIMENLPDDTVNKLLNGMDVDKAAKITAALDPARAARLASGNGDVAAREKADTALKKSELTKSNYQNLAKTIAAMKADDAAMLMEQLPDEAIASILREMSQDAAGKVLSSLTYTNPTRAARLVNLMGNAG; translated from the coding sequence ATGGCTGACACAGAAGCAGCGCAGGGTGAAAAAAAGGGGATGTCCATGATGACGCTCTTTTTACTGATGGCCCTGCCGGTCGTCATGTTGGCCGGGCTTGCCGCCGCTCAGGTGACTGGCCTGGTCGACCTTTCGCCGCAACTGCGCAGTCTGCCCGTCGTCGGTTCTCTCTTCCCACAGAAGGATCCCGCCTCAGAGGGGTCCCAACAGACGCTGGAAGAGCACCGGATCGCTCAACTGCAAGCGGAAAAAGAAGCCCTTGACGCCAAACTGACCGAGATGCAATCGGCGGCGACGGCGACACCGGTTGCCGCTCCCCAGGATGACGCTTTGAAACAACAGAAAGCGGAACTGGAAAAGCAATTGGCCGCCATGAAGGAACAGACCGAGAAGGAAAAGCAGGCCCAGGCCGATTTGGAGAAGCTGGCCGAACGCCTTTCGGTGATGAAACCGGCGAATGCAGCCAAGATCATGGAAAATCTGCCTGATGACACAGTGAATAAGCTCCTCAACGGCATGGATGTTGACAAGGCAGCCAAAATAACCGCCGCTCTCGATCCGGCGCGAGCCGCCCGGTTGGCATCGGGCAATGGTGATGTGGCGGCGCGGGAAAAGGCCGATACTGCCTTGAAGAAGAGTGAACTCACCAAAAGCAACTATCAAAACCTGGCCAAAACGATCGCGGCCATGAAGGCCGATGACGCAGCCATGCTGATGGAACAGCTTCCCGATGAGGCGATCGCCTCCATTTTGCGGGAGATGAGCCAGGATGCAGCCGGTAAGGTCTTATCATCCTTAACCTATACCAATCCGACACGGGCCGCCCGGCTTGTGAATTTAATGGGGAATGCGGGATAA
- the fliJ gene encoding flagellar export protein FliJ — MKPFRFKLQTALDLKLRQEDALKGELQRQQEAVREKEAELARLRNTMADAVDNIRPHAGMPFDVEERRLFNHYWLRLKELEARQETELQREQSKLEEIRQRLLEMMRDRKVMERLKEKHLADYKKTLLREEQKLLDEMALNRFIGNHQYTE, encoded by the coding sequence ATGAAACCATTTCGGTTTAAACTGCAAACGGCCCTTGATCTGAAACTGCGGCAGGAAGACGCCCTAAAGGGAGAACTTCAACGCCAGCAAGAGGCGGTTCGAGAAAAAGAGGCGGAATTGGCTCGCTTGCGCAATACAATGGCTGATGCGGTGGACAATATCCGACCCCATGCCGGAATGCCCTTTGACGTAGAGGAACGACGACTTTTCAACCACTATTGGCTTCGCTTAAAGGAACTTGAGGCTCGGCAGGAGACAGAACTGCAGCGGGAGCAGAGCAAACTGGAGGAGATCCGGCAGCGCCTGCTGGAGATGATGCGTGACCGCAAGGTGATGGAGCGTTTAAAGGAAAAACATCTTGCCGATTACAAGAAGACATTATTAAGAGAAGAACAAAAGCTGTTGGATGAGATGGCCCTCAATCGGTTTATCGGCAATCACCAATATACGGAATAG
- the fliI gene encoding flagellar protein export ATPase FliI, with protein MQRYLQAVRTMDPVRLNGKVSQVIGLVIQSDGPSANLGEVCLVSTQSGKQRVRSEVVGFREGKTLLMPLGEMGGIGPGSQVLATGDVLQVAVGEALLGRILDGLGNPMDDRGPIATSGDYPLTAQPPNPLKRQRIHQTLPLGVKAIDGLLTCGRGQRLGIFAGSGVGKSTLLGMIARNTTADINVIGLIGERGREVREFIEKDLGPEGLARSVVVVATSDQPALVRLKGAFVATAIAEFFRDLGKDVILMMDSVTRFAMAQREVGLAVGEPPATRGYTPSVFAMLPKPLERSGTSDKGTITGLYTVLVDGDDMNEPIADAVRGILDGHIVLSRDLASQNHYPAIDILSSVSRVMIELVQKEHRDAAAQLRSVLATYREAKDLIDIGAYQKGANPQIDHSLKKIDACREFLRQDIFETIPFDRTIRILQDIFAA; from the coding sequence ATGCAAAGGTATCTGCAGGCGGTGCGAACCATGGACCCGGTGCGATTGAACGGAAAGGTGTCCCAGGTGATCGGTCTCGTCATTCAGTCCGATGGCCCAAGCGCCAACCTGGGGGAGGTCTGTCTCGTCTCCACCCAATCGGGAAAACAGCGCGTCCGTTCCGAGGTAGTCGGATTCCGCGAAGGCAAGACCCTGCTCATGCCCTTGGGTGAGATGGGTGGCATCGGTCCCGGATCTCAGGTGTTGGCGACGGGAGATGTCTTACAGGTGGCTGTCGGGGAAGCCTTGCTCGGCCGGATCCTGGATGGGCTGGGCAACCCCATGGATGATCGGGGACCTATCGCCACATCCGGCGACTACCCGCTGACAGCCCAGCCCCCGAACCCCTTGAAACGCCAGCGCATTCACCAAACCCTGCCGCTGGGCGTCAAGGCCATTGATGGCCTGTTAACCTGCGGGCGGGGCCAACGACTTGGGATTTTTGCTGGCTCCGGTGTTGGCAAGAGCACCTTGTTGGGCATGATCGCCCGCAACACGACGGCGGACATCAACGTCATCGGCCTCATCGGTGAGCGTGGTCGTGAAGTCCGTGAATTTATCGAAAAAGATCTGGGCCCAGAAGGCCTGGCCCGCTCGGTTGTCGTCGTGGCGACGTCAGACCAGCCTGCGCTGGTCCGGCTGAAAGGCGCATTTGTGGCGACCGCCATCGCCGAGTTTTTTCGAGACCTCGGGAAAGACGTCATTTTGATGATGGATTCGGTGACTCGTTTTGCCATGGCCCAGCGGGAAGTGGGGCTAGCCGTCGGTGAGCCGCCGGCCACGCGAGGCTACACCCCATCGGTGTTTGCCATGTTGCCCAAGCCGCTGGAACGCTCCGGCACCTCTGATAAAGGCACCATTACCGGTTTGTATACGGTGTTGGTCGATGGTGATGACATGAATGAACCGATTGCCGACGCCGTTCGAGGCATCCTGGATGGACACATCGTTCTCTCCCGAGATTTGGCCTCCCAGAACCATTATCCCGCCATCGATATCCTGAGCAGTGTCAGCCGGGTCATGATTGAACTGGTGCAGAAGGAACATCGCGATGCGGCGGCGCAATTGCGCAGTGTGCTGGCCACGTACCGTGAAGCGAAGGATCTCATTGACATTGGCGCTTACCAAAAGGGCGCCAACCCCCAGATTGACCATTCCCTGAAGAAAATCGACGCCTGCCGGGAATTTTTGCGTCAGGACATTTTTGAGACCATTCCCTTTGACCGGACGATTCGTATATTGCAGGATATCTTTGCGGCATGA
- a CDS encoding FliH/SctL family protein — MSRVIKSTAFRAESPKVLGVFQPLVTVEALLTEDAPSPLPESEETVEEQAERVLEETRRAVQELMIQAREQANAIIAEATERAAMVVAEAEQEGQTIRQSHAEEGYQLGLAQGLEAARQEGETIIANAWREAEAARQAKAAYIDKAEPEMVELAITIAEKILAYEIANRRDVVVHIAANALNKVRDMSAVILKVNPQDYPLIQSIKPELTAMVKGLRTLTLEQDETVSVGGCILETNHGYVDARIDAQLDEVRRVLREVMHG, encoded by the coding sequence TTGTCTAGGGTCATCAAATCGACGGCCTTTCGCGCCGAATCGCCGAAAGTGCTGGGAGTGTTCCAACCGTTGGTCACTGTCGAGGCGCTGCTGACTGAGGACGCGCCGTCGCCTTTACCGGAGTCGGAAGAGACGGTAGAGGAACAGGCGGAACGGGTTCTTGAAGAAACCCGACGGGCTGTTCAGGAATTGATGATCCAAGCGAGAGAACAGGCGAACGCCATCATCGCTGAAGCGACCGAGCGAGCAGCAATGGTTGTTGCAGAGGCGGAGCAAGAAGGGCAGACGATCCGGCAAAGCCATGCCGAGGAAGGATACCAACTCGGCCTAGCTCAAGGCCTGGAAGCGGCGCGGCAAGAAGGGGAAACCATCATTGCCAATGCTTGGCGTGAAGCGGAAGCGGCCCGTCAAGCCAAAGCCGCCTACATCGACAAGGCGGAACCAGAGATGGTGGAATTGGCCATCACTATTGCTGAGAAAATCCTCGCTTATGAGATTGCCAATCGACGAGATGTGGTGGTTCATATCGCCGCCAACGCTCTGAACAAGGTGCGCGATATGAGCGCAGTGATCCTGAAAGTCAATCCGCAAGACTATCCGCTCATTCAATCGATCAAGCCGGAACTGACGGCCATGGTCAAAGGGTTGCGGACCTTGACGTTGGAACAGGATGAGACAGTCTCTGTTGGCGGTTGTATCCTGGAAACCAATCATGGTTATGTCGATGCGCGCATCGACGCCCAGTTGGATGAAGTGCGCAGGGTGCTCCGAGAAGTGATGCACGGGTAG
- the fliG gene encoding flagellar motor switch protein FliG, with amino-acid sequence MSAKSTLSGKQKAAVLLISLGPEKSAKVFKHLKEEEIEQMTLEIANIRKVTPEHRDSVFDEFHQLFMASEYINSGGIDYAKEILEKALGPHKAIEIINRLTQSLQVRPFEFVRRTDPGQLLNFIQSEHSQTIALILAYLNPEQASIILSALPPERQSDIARRIALMDRTSPEVIREVEMVLERKLSSLVSQEHTSAGGIDTVVEMLNRVDRGTEKSIMEALEIQDPELAEEIKKRMFVFEDIVMLDDRSIQQVMREVDTKDLGLALKGSSDEVVQKIFRNVSKRAGEMLREDMEFMGPVRLRDVEEAQQRIVNIIRKLEEAGEIIVARGGGDELIV; translated from the coding sequence GTGTCTGCCAAATCAACGCTCTCCGGAAAACAAAAGGCTGCTGTCCTGCTGATCTCCCTTGGACCGGAAAAATCGGCCAAGGTGTTTAAACACCTCAAGGAGGAAGAGATCGAGCAGATGACCTTAGAGATCGCCAATATCCGCAAGGTCACTCCGGAACACCGCGATTCGGTCTTTGATGAATTTCATCAACTATTTATGGCTTCGGAATACATCAATTCCGGCGGTATTGACTACGCCAAAGAGATCTTGGAGAAGGCCCTGGGGCCTCATAAGGCGATTGAAATTATCAACCGGTTGACCCAATCGCTGCAGGTGCGGCCCTTCGAGTTCGTGCGACGCACCGATCCGGGACAATTGCTCAACTTTATCCAATCGGAACACTCTCAGACGATCGCGCTGATCCTGGCCTATCTCAATCCGGAACAGGCGTCGATCATCCTGTCGGCACTACCGCCAGAACGCCAGTCCGATATCGCTCGGCGGATCGCCCTGATGGATCGCACATCGCCGGAGGTCATTCGGGAAGTGGAGATGGTGCTGGAGCGGAAGCTTTCCTCCCTTGTCTCCCAGGAGCATACCAGCGCTGGCGGCATCGACACGGTGGTCGAGATGCTCAACCGCGTCGACCGTGGCACAGAAAAGTCGATCATGGAAGCCCTGGAGATCCAGGACCCGGAATTGGCGGAAGAGATCAAAAAACGCATGTTTGTCTTCGAAGATATTGTCATGCTGGACGATCGTTCCATCCAGCAGGTCATGCGGGAAGTGGACACGAAAGACTTGGGCTTGGCGCTCAAAGGTTCCAGCGACGAGGTGGTCCAGAAGATCTTCCGGAACGTCTCCAAGCGGGCCGGCGAGATGCTGCGCGAGGATATGGAGTTCATGGGACCGGTCCGTCTGCGCGATGTAGAAGAGGCGCAACAGCGCATCGTCAACATCATCCGCAAGCTGGAAGAAGCCGGCGAGATCATCGTAGCCCGTGGCGGGGGGGACGAATTGATTGTCTAG
- the fliF gene encoding flagellar basal-body MS-ring/collar protein FliF codes for MSELLERLRSQLSELMGRLSRQQKLILGGSLVAVIVSLVAFVYLAGRPDYVPLFQNLDPADAGAIQAKLKEQKVNFQVSEDGKSILVPSKDQASLRLDLANSGLPKGTGWGFETFNESRFGETEKEKDIRLKIATETELSRTLQNIPGVENARVMVVPAADSLFKGNATDATASVMLILKPYAKLEEKQVRGIIHLVSKSVKQLKPENVTVVDNSGNVLSEGLFTAGGTDKASLDGLAKTQLQVKKDFESNLEQKAQDMLNRALGAGNAVVKVSTELDFSQQEVKDVKLGKPVPLSTRETEEAGQGSSAAGTPGTSANIPTQQAANNNTSSYSKTDSIVNNEIPKTETHTVTPPGSSLKRLSVSVMVNRTLTPEETQQLEKAVAQAVGIRYPIQQPTPGQPERVEQISVLGMAFDRSAVDEMNRLADEQKAFQRYLMIGGAVLVLALLVAAGLLARRAYLRRKPAPEPEPLPSLAFDTSVPTPPVPELSPEELEKLALREKIEDLSDNDPEAVARLLKTWLADESR; via the coding sequence ATGAGTGAATTGTTGGAACGGTTGCGCAGCCAATTGAGCGAATTGATGGGTCGTCTTTCCCGTCAGCAGAAACTGATTTTGGGAGGCTCCCTTGTTGCCGTAATCGTATCCCTGGTGGCCTTTGTCTACTTGGCCGGCCGCCCTGATTATGTCCCGCTTTTTCAAAATCTTGACCCGGCCGATGCGGGCGCCATCCAGGCGAAACTCAAAGAGCAGAAGGTGAATTTCCAGGTTTCTGAAGACGGAAAAAGCATCCTGGTTCCTTCGAAGGACCAGGCGAGCCTTCGACTCGATTTGGCCAATTCCGGTCTGCCCAAGGGAACTGGCTGGGGCTTTGAGACCTTCAATGAAAGCCGGTTTGGGGAAACGGAGAAAGAAAAGGATATCCGCCTGAAGATCGCCACAGAAACAGAACTGTCCAGGACCTTGCAAAATATCCCTGGTGTGGAAAATGCTCGGGTGATGGTCGTTCCAGCGGCAGACTCCCTGTTCAAAGGCAATGCCACCGACGCCACTGCGTCGGTTATGCTGATCCTGAAACCATATGCAAAACTTGAGGAAAAACAGGTCCGCGGCATTATTCATCTCGTATCAAAAAGTGTGAAGCAGTTGAAGCCGGAAAATGTCACTGTTGTCGACAATTCAGGCAATGTCCTTTCAGAAGGACTGTTCACCGCCGGCGGAACCGATAAAGCCAGTTTGGACGGCCTGGCGAAGACGCAACTGCAGGTGAAAAAGGACTTTGAGTCCAATCTCGAGCAAAAGGCGCAGGATATGCTGAACCGCGCCCTCGGAGCTGGAAACGCAGTCGTCAAGGTGAGCACTGAACTCGACTTTTCTCAACAGGAAGTCAAGGATGTAAAGTTGGGCAAACCGGTGCCCCTGTCCACCCGTGAAACGGAGGAAGCGGGACAGGGATCCTCTGCCGCCGGCACACCGGGCACCAGCGCCAATATACCGACCCAACAGGCTGCGAATAACAACACGAGCAGTTACTCAAAGACCGATTCGATCGTCAACAACGAGATCCCTAAAACGGAGACGCACACGGTGACACCGCCGGGTTCATCGCTCAAACGGCTCAGTGTATCGGTGATGGTGAACCGCACCCTGACGCCAGAGGAAACGCAGCAGTTGGAAAAAGCGGTCGCCCAGGCTGTCGGCATTCGCTATCCCATCCAGCAGCCTACGCCGGGTCAACCGGAACGGGTCGAACAGATCAGCGTCCTCGGAATGGCCTTCGACCGGAGCGCTGTCGACGAGATGAATCGGTTGGCAGACGAGCAGAAAGCATTCCAGCGTTACCTGATGATTGGCGGCGCTGTACTCGTCCTCGCGTTGCTTGTCGCCGCTGGACTGCTGGCCCGGAGGGCCTATCTCCGCCGCAAACCGGCGCCGGAGCCAGAACCGCTGCCCTCGCTGGCCTTTGATACGTCGGTGCCCACACCACCTGTTCCTGAACTGAGTCCCGAAGAACTGGAGAAATTGGCTCTTCGTGAGAAGATCGAGGATCTTAGCGATAACGACCCAGAGGCGGTTGCCCGCCTGTTGAAAACATGGTTAGCGGACGAGTCGAGGTGA
- the fliE gene encoding flagellar hook-basal body complex protein FliE yields MNGLPIRFEQLLPYRNSLDKVEKPDMEEKVAEGNGKNFSSFLQDALNNVNDLNKQADAAAADLAAGKPIDLHQVVIASEKAGIATQLTLQVRNKVMEAYQEIMRMQV; encoded by the coding sequence ATGAACGGACTGCCCATTCGTTTTGAACAATTGCTCCCCTATCGCAATTCCCTTGACAAAGTGGAAAAACCGGATATGGAGGAGAAAGTCGCCGAGGGGAATGGCAAGAATTTTTCCTCCTTTCTTCAGGACGCCCTCAACAACGTAAACGACCTGAACAAGCAGGCTGACGCTGCTGCTGCCGATCTGGCGGCTGGTAAGCCCATCGATCTGCACCAGGTGGTCATCGCCTCGGAAAAAGCGGGTATTGCCACGCAACTGACTTTGCAGGTTCGCAACAAGGTGATGGAAGCCTATCAAGAAATTATGAGAATGCAAGTGTAA
- the flgC gene encoding flagellar basal body rod protein FlgC has protein sequence MRFLTSIDTSASGLTAQRFRMDIISNNLANVNSTRTGNSDADGVLPYRRQMPVFAARQAEPDSFASALSAAEDRRNAPGGGVRVVSVVEDEAPFKTVYDPQHPDAIRTGPLAGYVRMPNVNTVTEMVDMISATRAYEANVTAVNAAKSMAMKALEIGKG, from the coding sequence ATGCGGTTTCTTACCTCGATTGACACCAGCGCCTCTGGACTGACGGCCCAGCGGTTTCGCATGGACATTATCTCCAACAACTTGGCCAATGTGAATTCGACGCGCACAGGCAATAGCGACGCTGACGGCGTGTTGCCTTACCGGCGCCAGATGCCGGTCTTTGCCGCGCGCCAGGCCGAGCCGGACTCCTTTGCCTCTGCTCTTTCGGCGGCGGAAGACCGGCGCAATGCTCCTGGCGGAGGGGTGCGGGTCGTTTCGGTCGTGGAAGATGAGGCTCCTTTTAAAACCGTCTATGATCCCCAGCACCCTGACGCGATCCGCACCGGTCCTTTGGCTGGCTATGTTCGCATGCCCAATGTCAACACCGTGACGGAAATGGTGGACATGATATCGGCGACACGCGCCTATGAAGCGAACGTAACTGCTGTAAATGCAGCGAAATCGATGGCGATGAAAGCACTTGAGATCGGAAAAGGTTAA
- the flgB gene encoding flagellar basal body rod protein FlgB: MAGFLETPILRTLEKGLDAASIRHQVISDNLANVDTPGYKRKEVQFEDELAAVIDRDESAMSGKRSDPRHIPLNGGSGDLSSRVVTMEGESFRNDGNNVDVDREMAELAKNSLWYDGMINQISHKFSMVKNVLQGVR, from the coding sequence ATGGCAGGTTTTTTGGAAACACCCATCCTTCGCACCTTGGAAAAGGGGCTTGACGCCGCATCGATACGCCATCAGGTGATCTCTGACAACTTGGCCAATGTGGACACGCCCGGTTATAAGCGCAAAGAGGTTCAGTTCGAAGATGAACTAGCGGCGGTTATCGATCGGGATGAATCGGCTATGAGCGGGAAGCGGAGCGATCCTCGTCATATCCCCCTTAATGGAGGTTCCGGCGATCTGTCGTCTCGAGTGGTTACGATGGAAGGGGAGAGCTTCCGCAACGACGGCAACAACGTCGATGTAGATCGTGAAATGGCGGAGTTGGCAAAAAACTCACTCTGGTACGATGGAATGATCAACCAAATATCCCATAAGTTTTCCATGGTCAAAAATGTTCTTCAGGGGGTGCGGTAA
- the codY gene encoding GTP-sensing pleiotropic transcriptional regulator CodY, translated as MRTLLEKTRTVNRLIQKSAGHPVNFEEMAKITSELINANCYIIGRRGKILGFNFMPHFACDIMADIVHHTERFPESYNQDLLRINETQANFSQESSACVFNYGETCSHGHKLMTVTPILGGGQRLGTLVLAKYNEEFTDEDLILAEYAATVVGMEILRAKAERMEEEARKKAAVQIAIGTLSYSELEAVEHIFSELEGNEGLLVASKIADRVGITRSVIVNALRKFESAGVIESKSLGMKGTYIRILNDNLMEELEKLRH; from the coding sequence ATGCGCACACTGTTAGAGAAAACGCGTACGGTCAACCGGTTGATTCAAAAGTCTGCCGGTCATCCTGTCAACTTTGAAGAAATGGCCAAGATCACCAGCGAACTGATCAACGCCAACTGCTACATCATCGGCCGTCGCGGTAAGATACTCGGCTTTAATTTCATGCCCCATTTTGCCTGTGACATCATGGCCGATATTGTTCATCACACAGAACGGTTCCCTGAAAGCTACAATCAGGACCTGCTTCGCATCAATGAAACACAGGCCAATTTTAGCCAGGAATCGAGCGCCTGTGTTTTCAACTATGGAGAAACGTGTTCTCATGGTCACAAACTCATGACGGTCACCCCCATCCTCGGCGGCGGACAGCGCCTTGGTACGCTCGTCTTGGCCAAATACAATGAAGAGTTTACCGATGAGGACCTGATCCTCGCCGAATACGCCGCCACCGTCGTCGGCATGGAGATTCTCCGCGCCAAGGCGGAACGGATGGAAGAAGAGGCCCGCAAAAAAGCGGCCGTCCAGATCGCTATCGGCACGCTTTCCTACAGTGAACTGGAGGCGGTGGAACACATTTTCTCCGAACTGGAAGGAAACGAGGGGTTGCTGGTCGCTTCAAAAATTGCCGATCGTGTCGGCATCACTCGTTCTGTCATCGTAAACGCTTTACGCAAGTTTGAAAGCGCCGGCGTCATCGAGTCAAAATCGCTGGGGATGAAAGGCACCTACATTCGCATCCTTAATGATAACTTAATGGAAGAACTAGAAAAACTTCGCCACTAA